Part of the Maridesulfovibrio sp. genome, ATGATTCTGATCAATGCGCTGTGTGCATGCGGGTATGTACTCGGACCTTTGTTCTTTGGACGTTATCTAAGGCGTGCTGAAGTGAACACCATGCCGTCTTATTTCTGGCAGCGGTTCAACAGTAAGCGAATTCGTCGTTTTGCAGGAATTACAACCGTAATTTCCTTGTCCGCATATCTTCTTAGTGTAATTCAGGGAACCGGGATGCTTATGGAAACCCTGACCGGTTACCATCGCATTTCATGCCTCCTGATATCGTGGTTCTGCATCACTCTCTTCACATTCTATTCCGGTTCGCGTGGTGTGGTCATTACTGACACCTTGATGTGCATCTTCTTTCTCGGTGCAACCATTGTTGCTGGTCCTTTTGTCTTTGATGCCGCAGGAGGCTTGAACAATTTGCTTACCATTCTGGTTGCATCGCCTGAGACTCCCGCAGGACTGCTTGATTTCCATGGCAATACAGGCGGAAGTTCCAGAATGGATATCGTGATGTATGCGGTCACCATGGGAGTGGTCTGGATGCTGGCTGTCGGCGTCAGCCCTTGGCAGGCAGGGCGCAACATGATGGCAAGGAATGAACATGTTATCTTTCGATCCGGTGTGATTTCAGCTTTTCTTACTGTATTCTTCCTTCTCTATCTCTACCTGATCGCAATCAGCCTTATCCCACTTAATCCAAATATTGATCAGCCGGAGAAAGTCCTTATCTGGGCCGCTTTTGAGGTCATGCCGCAATTGATAGGGGTTGTACTTCTGACCGGGATTATGACCGCAGGCCTGTCTTCTGCTTCCACCTTCCTCTCGGTAGTGAGTTTCAGCATGTCCAGTGATGTCTTGGATATCGATTTCAAGAGTGAAGCGGCGCAGCTGAAATTCACCAGATTTGTTGTTCTGGGCGTCGGGTTGATAGCTCTTGGCTTTGCATGCATGGGTTTTTCGACCATCCGCATTACAACATGGTTTGCCAGTACCATTATCGCTTCCTCGTGGGGGGTAGTGGCAATCTCCAGTGTCTGGAGTGACAAGCTGACCGAACGTGGAGCCTATTATTCCATGGTAGGTGGGTTCTTCGGTTACCTGATTTCCAAGAGTCTTAAGGAGTTGGCCGGTGTCCCGCTCAATAACTTCTTCGATCCCTTTTTTATTGGCCTTGTCGTTAGCGCAGTGATGGCTGTGCTGGGTTCTAAGGGACAAAGCAGAACAGAAGAGGAAATCAGTTTCCATGCCAAGCTCCATCAGATTCCAGCCTCAGAAACCCTTGCTTCCGACTATAGGTGTGACAGGGTGTTTGGATGGGGACTTGTGGCTGCGGGCGTCGTCGTTTCCGTCTTCTTAATTTATTATTGGGCAGTGCCCTACAATTATCTCAAGGGTGCTGACTTATTGTCTTATCTTAAATAGGAAAAGCCAGCCTTAACAGGCAGAAATTATTGGGAATAGATCGCTTCTCTCCTTTTTGTTCAACGGAGAGGGCTCCCTTCACTCAACCCAAAAACATCTCAGAGGCCCCTCCGGCCATGTATGAGGTATCGTTATGTCTGAAGACAAATTTGATGTAATTATTGTTGGAGCAGGGCTTGCCGGCTGCACCAGTGCTTACCTTCTGGCTCAGGCCGGTCTGGAAATACTGGTTATTGAACGCGGCAACTTTGCCGGAGCAAAGAACATGACCGGCGGCAGGCTCTATGGCCACAGTCTGGAAAAGATATTCCCCAACTTTGCAGAGGAAGCCCCGGTAGAGCGTTGTATTGTTCACGAAAAGGTTTCTTTTATGGACGAAAGCGGCAGCGCAACCATGGATTACGCTTCTCCGAAATCCGAAAATCCTGCGGACCGTTCTTATTCCGTCCTGCGTTCGAAATTTGACCAGTGGCTCGCAGATAAGGCTGAATCAGCCGGAGCCAGCATTGTTCCCGGTATCCGTGTGGACGACCTCATTGTTCGTGACGGCAAGGTCTGTGGTGTTGTCGCAGCGGGCGAAGAGATGGAAGCCGATATGGTCATTCTGGCCGATGGCGTAAATTCCATCCTCGGTGAGAAGCTGGGTATGGTTGATAAGGTCACTCCCCACCATTGTGCAGTAGGCGTTAAGGAAGTGATCCAGCTTTCCAAGCAGCAGATTAATGACCGTTTCGGTTGTGCTGACGATGAAGGCGCAGCATGGCTGTTCGCCGGGGCTCCTTCTGACGGGCAGATGGGTGGCGGTTTTATTTATACCAACGAGGACACCCTCTCTCTCGGTCTCGTATTCGGTCTGCACAACATTGAAAAAGTGGGCAAATCTATTCCCCAGATGCTGGAGGATTTCAAGAACCATCCCACAGTCAAGCCTCTGGTTGAGGGCGGCAAGCAGATTGAATATTCCGCCCATGTTGTACCTGAAGGCGGTTACGGCATGATTCCGAAAATGGTTGGCGACGGCGTAATTATTGCCGGTGATGCAGCCGGATTGTGCCTGAACGTCGGTTACACCGTGCGCGGCATGGACCTCGCTATTGCTTCCGGTGAAGCTGCAGCCAAGGCTGTCATTGCTGCTAAGGAAAAAGGCGATTTCAGCGAAAGCGGATTGTCTTCCTACACCGCAGCGCTCGAGGACAGTTTCATCATGGAAGATATGAAACTCTATCAGAATCTTCCTGACTTTCTGGATAACACCCGTATGTATAACGAGTATCCGGCTTTGGTGACCGGGGTAATGAAAGACCTCTTCACTATTAACGGTCCCTGCATGCCCCTGCGCAAAATGGTCCTGCCCCATTTGAAGAAGGTCGGATTCCTGAACCTGCTTAAAGACGGCTTCAAAGGAGTGAAATCAATATGAGTAATCCGGTAAACGTTGACGTCAAACTGGGCGTGAACAAATTTTTTGTCGACGAAGGAAATCCACATATCGAACTGGTAGAGAATCCTGATCCCAAGGAGTTCGCCAAACTGGAAGCTGCATGCCCTGCCGGACTTTATAAGAAGGACGACAACGGCAATATCCATTTTGATTATGCAGGCTGTCTGGAATGCGGTACCTGTCGTATTCTGTGCGGTAAAACCATTCTGAAAAGATGGGAATATCCTAACGGAACTTTCGGCATCGAATTCCGTTTCGGTTAATTCGTCTATAAATTAAAAGTACCAAAAACATGCGAGTGTGCGAATAGCCATATCCTCACTTGTAGGTCCATGGACAATCCTGCGTCAGGCTGCTGAATCCCTTTATCCGGCTGACTGGCGAGTTGTTGATTGTCTCATGGTCTTCCTAAAGCCGGCAACGTTAACCAACGTTGTCGGCTTCTTTCAAAAAGAATGGAAGAGCTTGGTTGGTTTTGTAGGTCTAAGAGGGGATTTAATGAAAGAGCAAGTGCAGGACCCGCGTTTTAAGCAGGCTGATAAAGAAGCCCTGTTCGCGTTGGGAGCCTATGTAATATATTTTATCTGGTGGTATGTTTGTGCCTACGGCATGGGGAGCGGTGATCCCGATAATTATTCCTATGTTTTCGGTCTGCCGGAATGGTTTTTCTACAGTTGTATTGTCGGCTACCCCCTTATTACGATTCTCCTCTGGCTGCTTGTGCATTTCAAATTCAAACATATGCCGCTTGATTCCGAGTCTCCTTCAACGAATGAAGAAGACAAAACCGTGAACGCTGCGCCGATGGGGAAAGAGTAAAAATGTCTGCCAATATTACCACTATTGTTCCTGTTATCGGCTATCTGGCCCTCTCTTTTGCTGTGGCTCTGTGGGCCCGGAAAAAGAGCGAAGGGCGTGTTTCATCGCAGGGTTTTATTGAGGATTATTTCATAGGCGGCCGTTCCATGGGAGGCTTTGTGCTGGCTATGACCATCATCGCCAGCTACACCAGCGCCAGCAGTTTTGTGGGCGGTCCCGGAGTTGCCTATCGTCTCGGCCTGAGCTGGGTATTGCTGGCAATGATTCAGGTGCCCACCACCTTCCTGACTCTCGGCATTCTCGGTAAGCGTTTCGCTATCATGGCCCGCAAGACTGAGTCGGTGACCATTACCGATTATCTCCGCGCCCGTTACAAAAGCGATGCTGTGGTCATCCTTTGTTCCGTGGCCCTGATCCTCTTTTTCATGGCGGCCATGCTCGCACAGTTTATCGGCGGAGCACGTCTTTTCCAGACTGTGACAGGCTATCCATACATTGTCGGGCTGATGTTGTTCGGTGTCAGTGTGGTTCTCTATACTGCTGTCGGCGGTTTTAGGGCCGTTGTGTTGACCGATGCCATTCAAGGTATTGTTATGGTTGTAGCTGTTGTCGTTATTCTGCTGGCTGTAATCAAGGCCGGCGGCGGCATGGAAAAATGTATTTCGTCTCTGAAAGCTATTGATCCTGGACTGATCACTCCCACCGGGCCGAAGGATGCCGTTCCCCAACCTTTCACCCTTTCATTCTGGGTGTTGGTAGGGATCGGCATCCTCGGTCTACCGCAGACCACGCAGCGGTGTATGGCTTACAAAGATTCGAAAGCCATGCACAACGCTATGGTTATCGGAACCTTGCTGATCGGGTTCATGATCCTTTGCGCGCACCTTGCCGGAACCCTTGGACGTGCCGTGCTTCCGGATTTACCCGCAGGTGACTTGGCGATGCCCAGCCTGATTGTGGAGCTGCTTTCTCCGGTCTGGGCGGGTGTCTTCATTGCAGGCCCGCTTGCCGCCATTATGTCCACGGTTGATTCCATGCTTCTGCTTGTTTCAGCTGCCATCATTAAGGATTTATACATTCATTACAGGCTGAAGGGAGATGCATCCCGTATGACTCTCGGCGGGCTTAAAAAAGCAAGTTTGATCAGCACTGTTGTTATCGGGATGATGGTTTTTGTGGCAGCCATAGAACCGCCGGATCTTCTTGTCTGGATCAATCTGTTTGCTTTTGGCGGTTTGGAGGCTGTTTTTCTTTGTCCCATTGTCTTGGGTCTTTATTGGGAAAGGGCTAATGCTACCGGGGCTGTTGCTTCGATCTTGTGCGGAACCGGTTCCTTCATAGCCTTGACCATTATGAAGCCTGCTATGGGTGGTGTGCATGCCATTGTGCCGACTATCTTGGTGGCTATTTTGATCTTTGTAGCCGGTTCGTACATTGGTCATGCGACTGTGCCGGCCAAGCAGCATTCGTAAAGTTTAATTTTATATTACAGATGAAGCCCAAGCCTGACTGGCAGTCAGGCTTGGGCTTTTTTCTGTCCAAAAAGAGTGCCCATCGTGAAGGATGGGCACTCTTGCAAGAGGAGGGAAGTTCGTTTCGATTGATGGTCGGGGGTCTGATTATTCAATCCCGGTATTATGGTCGATGCGCATAGTTTGAGGTGGGTTGTATGGTAGGTTTTACACACACAGACTGGTATACCGCCCGGGGTGTAGGCGGTTGAGGCTTCCGGAATCTTTTCAGGGCACGAAACGAAATGCTGCTGAAGACAGCACCTGCAAGGGCTATCCCTCCTCCTAAAATTGCGAGTATGGGTGGAATTTCTCCCAGCCAGACATACCCGACTACAAGTGCCATCACTGGGATGGTGTATTGAGATATTACTATTTTGGATACATCTGCCTTGGAAACTCCGTAGGTCCACAAGGCATATGGTATTGCGGTTCCGAACACTCCGAGATGTACGGTTGCTGCGATAGAGTGCCATGAGGCTGCTGCGATCTGATCCGGCAGTCCGGGCAGGTAAAAGCAGAGCAGTATGGTTCCGGTTACCATTGTATAAGTGGTATATTCGTACGCAGTATATTTTTTGAAAAACGGTTTTTGCAACACGATATAAATACTGTCGGATATGGCTGCGAGCAGGACAAACAGGGCCCCTATGTTCAGGCTGATGCCGCCTCCTTCGCCGAATGAGATGATTCCGATGCCTACCATACTGATGAACAGCCCTACATATGTTCGCGGTGAGACCTTTTCCTTGAGGGTGATTACAGCGAGTATTGTCGCAAAGACCGGGACCGTGGCAATTATGAAGCTGGTTGATCCCGCGCTGATCAGAGACTCCCCATGGTTGATGGCCAGACTGAATGCCGTGTAGCCGAGAAATCCATGGAGGAATAGTGCGGGGATATCTTTAATGTGTGGCATGCGCACCTTTGCCCAAGGGGCGTAGAGCAGCATCGCTAGGGATGCCAGAATAAATCTGAACACGGCAAGGTGTTCGGGGCTGAAGTCTTGCAGGGCGGCCCGGATGCCTACAAAGCAACTGCTCCATAGAATCATTGCAAGACCGACCGCAATATATACGGGATTTATCATTATTTAACCTGACTGCTGTAAAATTATTTCGTTCAATATTTAATGTCAGGCGTTCTCACTGCTTGATTTACTTAGGAATAGACGTATTGGGTTGCTTTCCAAAATTAACGCACGACATTTTTACTTCCAGAACGAAAAGAATCATGCCATAATAAATAATCATGATCAAGTTTTTAGGAGCGATTAATGAAGCGAATTTTGACATTCGGAGATAGTTTTTCCGACAACGGTTTCAGCAACGGTTGCGGGTACAACCGATTAAGTAACGGCAGGGTCTGGGTAGAATATCTTGGGGAATTGCTGGGAGCATCCCTTGAAGACCGCGCATGGTGCGGAGCAACTTCCGGCATGGGCAATGCCTCCGGCCCGAAAGATTGGTCCGGCCTGAGCTGGCAGGTAGATACATATCAGGCTGATGCTCAGAGCGGTGATGTCCTTTGCACTTTACTGATCGGTATTAATGATGTGTACGAAGGGAAAGGGGATGCTCAAGAAGTGGTGTCCAATACTCTCTCTGCCTTGGAAGTACTGGTGGGCAAGGGTGTACAGAATTTTCTGTTAGGCAGTGTCCCTGATATTTCCGACGCCCCTGCGTATATTCAGGAATATGCAGAAGTGAAAGGCAAGGTGCGGGATACAATTCT contains:
- a CDS encoding sodium:solute symporter family protein produces the protein MSIYTIGVLICIFIYMLIGTYAGRKVKNVEDYYVCGRNAPTLMIAGTMFASMLSTNGFMGDTAYCFGGNITTMILINALCACGYVLGPLFFGRYLRRAEVNTMPSYFWQRFNSKRIRRFAGITTVISLSAYLLSVIQGTGMLMETLTGYHRISCLLISWFCITLFTFYSGSRGVVITDTLMCIFFLGATIVAGPFVFDAAGGLNNLLTILVASPETPAGLLDFHGNTGGSSRMDIVMYAVTMGVVWMLAVGVSPWQAGRNMMARNEHVIFRSGVISAFLTVFFLLYLYLIAISLIPLNPNIDQPEKVLIWAAFEVMPQLIGVVLLTGIMTAGLSSASTFLSVVSFSMSSDVLDIDFKSEAAQLKFTRFVVLGVGLIALGFACMGFSTIRITTWFASTIIASSWGVVAISSVWSDKLTERGAYYSMVGGFFGYLISKSLKELAGVPLNNFFDPFFIGLVVSAVMAVLGSKGQSRTEEEISFHAKLHQIPASETLASDYRCDRVFGWGLVAAGVVVSVFLIYYWAVPYNYLKGADLLSYLK
- the fixC gene encoding FAD-dependent oxidoreductase FixC; the protein is MSEDKFDVIIVGAGLAGCTSAYLLAQAGLEILVIERGNFAGAKNMTGGRLYGHSLEKIFPNFAEEAPVERCIVHEKVSFMDESGSATMDYASPKSENPADRSYSVLRSKFDQWLADKAESAGASIVPGIRVDDLIVRDGKVCGVVAAGEEMEADMVILADGVNSILGEKLGMVDKVTPHHCAVGVKEVIQLSKQQINDRFGCADDEGAAWLFAGAPSDGQMGGGFIYTNEDTLSLGLVFGLHNIEKVGKSIPQMLEDFKNHPTVKPLVEGGKQIEYSAHVVPEGGYGMIPKMVGDGVIIAGDAAGLCLNVGYTVRGMDLAIASGEAAAKAVIAAKEKGDFSESGLSSYTAALEDSFIMEDMKLYQNLPDFLDNTRMYNEYPALVTGVMKDLFTINGPCMPLRKMVLPHLKKVGFLNLLKDGFKGVKSI
- a CDS encoding ferredoxin; protein product: MSNPVNVDVKLGVNKFFVDEGNPHIELVENPDPKEFAKLEAACPAGLYKKDDNGNIHFDYAGCLECGTCRILCGKTILKRWEYPNGTFGIEFRFG
- a CDS encoding YhdT family protein, whose product is MRIAISSLVGPWTILRQAAESLYPADWRVVDCLMVFLKPATLTNVVGFFQKEWKSLVGFVGLRGDLMKEQVQDPRFKQADKEALFALGAYVIYFIWWYVCAYGMGSGDPDNYSYVFGLPEWFFYSCIVGYPLITILLWLLVHFKFKHMPLDSESPSTNEEDKTVNAAPMGKE
- the panF gene encoding sodium/pantothenate symporter, translating into MSANITTIVPVIGYLALSFAVALWARKKSEGRVSSQGFIEDYFIGGRSMGGFVLAMTIIASYTSASSFVGGPGVAYRLGLSWVLLAMIQVPTTFLTLGILGKRFAIMARKTESVTITDYLRARYKSDAVVILCSVALILFFMAAMLAQFIGGARLFQTVTGYPYIVGLMLFGVSVVLYTAVGGFRAVVLTDAIQGIVMVVAVVVILLAVIKAGGGMEKCISSLKAIDPGLITPTGPKDAVPQPFTLSFWVLVGIGILGLPQTTQRCMAYKDSKAMHNAMVIGTLLIGFMILCAHLAGTLGRAVLPDLPAGDLAMPSLIVELLSPVWAGVFIAGPLAAIMSTVDSMLLLVSAAIIKDLYIHYRLKGDASRMTLGGLKKASLISTVVIGMMVFVAAIEPPDLLVWINLFAFGGLEAVFLCPIVLGLYWERANATGAVASILCGTGSFIALTIMKPAMGGVHAIVPTILVAILIFVAGSYIGHATVPAKQHS
- a CDS encoding DMT family transporter, translated to MINPVYIAVGLAMILWSSCFVGIRAALQDFSPEHLAVFRFILASLAMLLYAPWAKVRMPHIKDIPALFLHGFLGYTAFSLAINHGESLISAGSTSFIIATVPVFATILAVITLKEKVSPRTYVGLFISMVGIGIISFGEGGGISLNIGALFVLLAAISDSIYIVLQKPFFKKYTAYEYTTYTMVTGTILLCFYLPGLPDQIAAASWHSIAATVHLGVFGTAIPYALWTYGVSKADVSKIVISQYTIPVMALVVGYVWLGEIPPILAILGGGIALAGAVFSSISFRALKRFRKPQPPTPRAVYQSVCVKPTIQPTSNYAHRP
- a CDS encoding SGNH/GDSL hydrolase family protein; the encoded protein is MKRILTFGDSFSDNGFSNGCGYNRLSNGRVWVEYLGELLGASLEDRAWCGATSGMGNASGPKDWSGLSWQVDTYQADAQSGDVLCTLLIGINDVYEGKGDAQEVVSNTLSALEVLVGKGVQNFLLGSVPDISDAPAYIQEYAEVKGKVRDTILDINSRLKSAVFGRDGFAELHPAVTVNYFDAYKTFKSFVTDGLFKVTDKPWNGTYTEPQDSGFLWWDDWHPMTEAHRKLAFAAVEVLKRGKQSSYHSNIFSEI